One window of Synergistaceae bacterium genomic DNA carries:
- a CDS encoding PhoH family protein produces the protein MKEAENSLTPLAKSDEAIVTLLAGHDEILRMVEQTFPVKIYARGSVLSIKGEDEKLIRRLEDLLTQFAELSLNGQKLSSAEIRYGLHQIGIGETVSLKSLYDEVVCISNRGKPIRPYTNGQKEYTKAIRDNDITFAIGPAGTGKTYLAVAQAVAYLKSAKVSRIVLVRPVVEAGERLGYLPGDLMDKVEPYLRPLYDAFYDLLPTDKFNRYFEKGVIELAPLAYMRGRTLNDSFIILDEAQNTTAEQMKMFLTRLGFGSKAVVTGDITQVDLPGNKESGLKVVQDILKGIPRIAFVRLSNSDVVRHEIVQQIVRAYEEYSLRGKEKSTD, from the coding sequence ATGAAGGAAGCAGAAAACAGCCTCACCCCTCTTGCCAAGTCTGATGAAGCTATCGTGACCCTTCTTGCGGGTCACGATGAGATACTCCGTATGGTGGAACAGACGTTTCCCGTTAAGATATATGCGAGGGGATCGGTCCTTTCTATAAAAGGTGAGGACGAGAAGCTCATCAGGCGCCTCGAGGATCTGCTGACGCAGTTTGCCGAGCTGTCGCTCAACGGACAGAAACTAAGCAGCGCCGAGATACGCTATGGTCTGCACCAGATAGGCATCGGCGAGACGGTAAGTTTGAAATCCCTTTACGACGAGGTAGTCTGCATAAGCAACAGGGGAAAGCCGATTCGCCCGTATACAAACGGACAGAAGGAATATACAAAGGCAATACGCGACAACGACATCACTTTTGCAATAGGACCGGCCGGAACCGGCAAGACATACCTTGCTGTTGCACAGGCGGTAGCATATCTCAAGTCCGCAAAGGTCAGCCGCATCGTTCTTGTAAGGCCTGTTGTAGAAGCAGGGGAGCGCCTGGGGTATCTTCCGGGGGATCTTATGGACAAGGTCGAACCCTATCTGCGGCCTCTTTACGATGCCTTTTATGATCTGCTCCCTACGGATAAGTTCAATCGTTATTTCGAAAAGGGAGTGATTGAACTGGCTCCTCTTGCCTATATGAGGGGGCGGACTCTCAACGACAGTTTTATTATCCTTGACGAAGCACAGAATACCACGGCAGAACAGATGAAAATGTTTCTGACCCGCCTGGGGTTCGGTTCAAAGGCTGTAGTCACGGGAGATATCACTCAGGTTGACCTGCCGGGCAATAAGGAGTCGGGACTCAAGGTCGTTCAGGATATACTTAAAGGCATACCACGGATAGCATTTGTCAGGCTGAGCAATAGCGACGTAGTGCGACACGAAATAGTTCAGCAGATTGTGAGGGCTTATGAAGAATATAGCCTGCGGGGAAAAGAAAAAAGCACCGATTGA
- a CDS encoding NifU family protein — translation MTTEEKVIDVINTKISPALQTHGGDVTFVSFDETSGTLSVELVGACGTCPFAQETLRMTVEEAIRQEVPEVKSVVRV, via the coding sequence ATGACAACAGAGGAAAAGGTAATCGATGTAATCAATACTAAGATTTCACCGGCACTTCAGACTCATGGAGGAGATGTGACCTTCGTTAGCTTTGACGAAACAAGCGGGACACTGTCTGTCGAACTCGTGGGCGCATGCGGGACATGTCCCTTCGCCCAGGAGACGCTGAGAATGACTGTCGAGGAAGCGATCAGACAGGAAGTTCCGGAAGTGAAATCTGTAGTAAGGGTCTGA
- the mazG gene encoding nucleoside triphosphate pyrophosphohydrolase has product MVELCIAADKFGRLVEIMRRLRSPGGCPWDREQDYLSIRRYIIEEAYELIESIENENRGNMCEECGDLLLQVVFISCIAEERGDFDICDVLECLTEKLIRRHPHVFGDVDVKNSEEVLKNWEQIKVGERKDRQEDASLLAGIPRGLPALLRAYRIQERAAKVGFDWPDGNIAPVMDKVDEEIAELKDALKGGEDTLAVEEELGDVMFALANISRHLKADPETALHKACVKFSSRFRFIEDAVSESGRAWIDFSLDELEQLWVEAKKSQNRA; this is encoded by the coding sequence TTGGTTGAACTTTGTATCGCAGCTGATAAGTTCGGCAGACTTGTTGAAATAATGAGACGCCTTCGCTCTCCGGGAGGGTGCCCATGGGACAGGGAACAGGATTATCTTTCTATCAGGCGCTATATTATAGAAGAGGCATATGAGCTCATAGAGTCAATAGAAAACGAGAACAGAGGCAATATGTGCGAAGAGTGCGGGGACCTGCTGCTGCAGGTTGTCTTTATCTCTTGTATCGCAGAGGAACGCGGCGATTTTGATATCTGCGATGTGCTGGAATGTCTGACGGAAAAACTTATCAGAAGACACCCTCATGTCTTCGGTGACGTCGATGTAAAAAATTCCGAAGAAGTTTTAAAAAACTGGGAACAGATAAAAGTCGGCGAGCGAAAGGACCGTCAAGAAGATGCGTCCCTCCTTGCCGGCATCCCGAGAGGGCTTCCGGCCCTTTTAAGAGCCTACAGGATACAGGAGCGTGCCGCAAAAGTCGGTTTTGACTGGCCTGATGGCAACATTGCACCCGTGATGGACAAGGTGGACGAGGAGATAGCCGAACTTAAGGATGCGCTGAAAGGCGGAGAAGACACACTGGCAGTCGAGGAAGAGCTTGGCGACGTGATGTTTGCGTTGGCAAACATCTCAAGACACCTGAAGGCCGACCCTGAAACAGCGCTTCACAAGGCGTGCGTGAAATTTTCGTCCAGGTTCAGATTTATAGAGGATGCTGTTTCAGAATCAGGTCGGGCATGGATAGACTTCAGCCTTGACGAACTGGAACAGCTTTGGGTCGAGGCAAAAAAATCACAAAATCGGGCATAA